A window of Bacteroidales bacterium contains these coding sequences:
- a CDS encoding DUF2971 domain-containing protein, with product MTQDQEQDKDLQTLYEIAKKHLGHKLFDSLGFTTEFGITISELNSRLQFTPYFKKTPCKLLHWTSLSVLFSIINEKSLRLYNLDSSEDEDELKYAGKLLGVNDNHMTNAKKNFFSMSFCEESELQNEYMWKNYGGKYQKVVIEFEVVNNSASWNNFMISPIFYHPPKQLISFLKEVDERITKFNNSFYMDMSRVIGFHKKESFNHENELRIATYFPIKDLAIDGIHIYPEPRMKTKKTDKNKVVNYIKFPLMVDYSNLKHNSYYSFAGKYYKNEKEFFEDKPKIKISNVYFGENCGLSSLEMKRFIRQIERTVLNAHGYRIDLSKDKIKKPNR from the coding sequence ATGACTCAGGATCAAGAACAAGATAAAGATTTGCAAACGCTATATGAAATTGCAAAGAAACACTTGGGGCATAAGTTATTTGATAGCCTTGGCTTTACTACCGAATTTGGGATTACTATTTCAGAACTTAATAGTCGGTTACAGTTTACGCCATATTTCAAGAAAACCCCATGTAAGTTGCTGCACTGGACATCGTTATCTGTGCTTTTTTCAATCATAAATGAAAAATCTTTAAGGCTATACAATCTTGATAGTTCGGAAGATGAAGATGAGTTGAAATATGCCGGTAAGCTTTTAGGAGTGAATGATAACCATATGACCAATGCGAAAAAAAACTTCTTTTCCATGTCTTTTTGCGAGGAGAGTGAGTTACAAAATGAATACATGTGGAAAAATTATGGTGGTAAATACCAAAAAGTCGTCATTGAATTTGAGGTTGTTAATAACTCCGCTTCATGGAATAACTTCATGATTTCTCCGATCTTTTATCATCCACCAAAACAGTTAATCAGCTTTCTAAAAGAAGTTGATGAAAGAATTACAAAATTCAATAATTCGTTTTACATGGATATGAGCCGCGTCATTGGTTTTCATAAAAAGGAGTCTTTCAATCATGAGAATGAATTGAGAATAGCAACTTATTTTCCAATCAAGGATTTGGCTATAGATGGTATTCACATTTATCCCGAACCCCGAATGAAAACAAAAAAAACAGATAAAAATAAAGTTGTAAACTATATCAAGTTTCCGTTAATGGTTGATTATTCAAACCTAAAACACAATTCATACTACTCATTTGCTGGCAAGTACTATAAAAATGAAAAAGAGTTTTTTGAGGATAAACCGAAGATCAAAATTTCAAATGTCTATTTTGGTGAAAACTGTGGTTTATCGTCCCTTGAAATGAAACGGTTTATTAGACAAATAGAAAGGACTGTTTTGAACGCTCATGGTTACAGGATAGATTTATCGAAGGATAAGATCAAAAAGCCTAACAGATAA